A genome region from Sporosarcina sp. ANT_H38 includes the following:
- a CDS encoding bifunctional diguanylate cyclase/phosphodiesterase codes for MNKPQINNRVEEEKKSLLKWVQRFGSRFQTGFIVTDPDAGNDPVVFVNEAFTDITGFSSEEVVGLNLKFLHGEETDMDLISDIDQKLRNGMPANAEMLHYKKDGTPFWNELVIQPLVDGSGNILFTASFILDVTERKKDESLLKLQEQIFTGINAGEELGYLLQKICHVVESFFPGGSICSILFKEKSGSWTVGAAGSVPENLLREMLINASTIGDEIPEEMSIVENILDNPEWENRLSEASMIDSNASWSVPTRDSEGNLNGIFTVCLRKPGMPTETQLQFLEKLPPLIQLAKSYYEQQEQYRRLAFSDPETGLPNRHAFLNKLKCNISNGGQHFIAVIEPAEYAKIVDLYGRDAADELFIQLGKRIGKVGKGKSNYVGRFSSASLAMTGDSSEGDGDTFFLELGKSVSEPFIVAGQEMFITLKIGISFSEGDLKCEEELLRRADIAMSDSKKQPGNAISFYKDLQNEESIKEMKIFNELSKALNAQEIEVHLQPKVDLIDGKIIGFEALARWFSPVLGPVPPNLFIPAAENMGKIIDLEIVILSKVMQWQQKRKQLGKKMYKVAVNISVYHFFDQDFVDELTKLANSFNLSSKHIMLEMTESIGLVDLQKAKLIFHKLNAAGFEISVDDFGVGFSSLSYLSQLPLCELKIDRSFISALDEPDTLAVVRTIIQLAENLNLSTVAEGIEEERHIEVLRNLGCKVGQGFYYYKPMPLHEIDHLLAE; via the coding sequence ATGAACAAACCGCAAATAAATAATAGAGTTGAAGAGGAAAAGAAATCTTTGCTCAAGTGGGTCCAACGATTTGGGAGTCGTTTTCAGACAGGATTCATCGTAACAGATCCAGATGCGGGGAATGATCCAGTCGTTTTTGTTAATGAAGCATTCACAGATATTACGGGCTTTTCGTCTGAAGAAGTAGTGGGGCTAAATCTGAAGTTTTTACATGGTGAAGAAACAGATATGGATCTCATAAGTGATATTGATCAAAAACTGCGAAATGGTATGCCTGCGAATGCAGAAATGCTGCATTATAAAAAAGATGGGACTCCTTTTTGGAATGAACTCGTCATCCAACCTCTAGTTGACGGCAGTGGGAATATTTTATTTACTGCTTCTTTCATTCTTGATGTTACTGAACGAAAAAAAGACGAATCCTTACTTAAATTGCAAGAACAAATCTTTACTGGCATTAACGCTGGTGAAGAGCTCGGCTATCTATTGCAGAAAATATGTCATGTTGTCGAATCATTCTTTCCAGGGGGCTCGATTTGCTCGATCCTTTTCAAAGAAAAGAGTGGTAGCTGGACTGTAGGTGCTGCGGGATCAGTCCCTGAGAATCTCCTGCGAGAAATGCTGATTAATGCCTCAACTATTGGGGACGAGATTCCAGAAGAAATGAGTATTGTTGAAAACATTTTAGACAATCCAGAGTGGGAAAACAGGTTAAGTGAAGCCTCGATGATTGATTCCAACGCAAGCTGGTCTGTACCGACACGGGATAGTGAGGGTAACCTTAACGGCATATTCACGGTTTGCTTGAGAAAACCTGGCATGCCTACCGAAACCCAACTGCAGTTTTTAGAGAAACTGCCGCCCCTGATCCAACTGGCAAAATCCTATTATGAACAACAGGAACAGTACCGTAGACTTGCATTCTCAGATCCCGAAACGGGTTTACCCAACCGACATGCATTTTTGAATAAACTTAAATGTAATATCTCAAATGGCGGACAACATTTTATTGCAGTCATAGAACCAGCCGAGTATGCAAAAATTGTTGATCTATATGGAAGAGATGCGGCTGATGAACTGTTCATCCAACTTGGTAAGCGAATCGGGAAAGTGGGAAAAGGAAAATCGAATTATGTTGGGCGTTTTTCAAGTGCATCACTCGCAATGACTGGCGACAGCAGTGAAGGTGATGGAGATACCTTCTTTCTCGAACTGGGTAAGAGTGTCTCGGAGCCATTCATTGTTGCAGGACAAGAAATGTTCATCACACTAAAAATCGGGATTTCATTTTCCGAAGGTGACCTTAAATGTGAAGAGGAATTGTTACGTCGCGCCGATATAGCCATGTCGGACTCGAAAAAACAGCCTGGCAATGCGATCTCATTTTATAAGGATTTGCAAAATGAAGAATCGATAAAAGAAATGAAGATTTTCAATGAATTGTCGAAGGCGCTTAATGCGCAGGAAATCGAGGTCCACCTTCAACCGAAAGTCGATTTAATAGATGGTAAGATTATTGGTTTCGAAGCGCTTGCCCGCTGGTTCTCTCCAGTTCTTGGCCCAGTGCCACCAAATTTGTTCATCCCAGCCGCTGAAAACATGGGGAAAATCATTGATTTGGAAATCGTTATTTTATCGAAAGTTATGCAATGGCAGCAAAAGCGTAAACAATTAGGCAAGAAAATGTATAAGGTGGCAGTCAATATTTCTGTCTACCACTTCTTTGATCAGGATTTTGTCGATGAATTAACAAAGCTTGCTAACAGCTTTAACCTTTCATCAAAGCATATTATGCTTGAAATGACAGAAAGCATCGGACTTGTTGACTTGCAAAAAGCGAAGCTGATTTTTCACAAATTAAATGCGGCAGGTTTTGAAATATCCGTAGATGATTTCGGGGTAGGATTTTCATCACTCAGCTATTTATCGCAGTTGCCTCTCTGTGAGTTAAAGATTGACCGTAGTTTCATTAGTGCGCTCGATGAACCAGACACACTTGCTGTCGTCAGGACGATCATCCAACTTGCTGAAAATCTTAATCTTTCGACAGTTGCAGAAGGAATCGAAGAGGAACGACATATTGAAGTTCTGCGTAATCTAGGCTGCAAAGTGGGGCAGGGTTTCTACTATTATAAACCAATGCCATTGCATGAAATTGACCATTTACTTGCCGAATAA
- the glyA gene encoding serine hydroxymethyltransferase, whose amino-acid sequence MELNKLGNVQREDEAVYEAIMAEKKRQQSNIELIASENFVTEAVMEAQGSYLTNKYAEGYPGKRYYGGCEHVDVVENIARDRVKEIFGAEYANVQPHSGAQANMAVYFAVLEPGDTVLGMNLSHGGHLTHGSPVNFSGKLYNFVDYGVSKEDELIDYEDVRQKALEHKPKMIVAGASAYPREIDFAKFREIADEVGAYLFVDMAHIAGLVAVGEHQNPVPHAHFVTSTTHKTLRGPRGGIILSTEEFGRKLDKSIFPGVQGGPLMHVIAAKAVAFGEAQKPEFKTYIQQVKSNAKTLAEALIAEGVDIVSGGTDNHLVLLNLRSLEITGKVAEHVLDEVGITVNKNTIPYDTESPFVTSGVRLGTPAVTTRGFKEEEMKEIASIMAKVLKNHEDEVVKKEAQQRVIALTDKYPLYA is encoded by the coding sequence ATGGAATTGAACAAATTGGGCAACGTACAACGTGAAGATGAGGCAGTATACGAAGCGATTATGGCGGAGAAAAAGCGTCAACAGTCAAACATTGAACTAATTGCATCTGAAAACTTCGTAACAGAAGCAGTTATGGAAGCGCAAGGTTCTTATCTAACGAACAAATACGCAGAAGGCTACCCTGGCAAACGCTATTACGGCGGTTGTGAACACGTCGATGTCGTTGAAAACATCGCACGTGACCGAGTGAAAGAAATCTTCGGCGCGGAATATGCAAACGTTCAGCCGCACTCTGGTGCACAAGCAAATATGGCTGTCTATTTTGCTGTACTTGAGCCTGGCGATACAGTTCTTGGTATGAATCTTTCACACGGCGGTCACTTGACACACGGAAGTCCAGTTAACTTCTCGGGCAAATTGTACAACTTTGTAGATTACGGAGTGAGCAAGGAAGATGAGCTAATTGACTACGAAGATGTTCGTCAAAAAGCGCTTGAGCATAAACCAAAAATGATCGTAGCGGGTGCAAGTGCGTATCCACGTGAAATTGATTTCGCTAAATTCCGTGAAATTGCGGATGAAGTGGGCGCGTATCTATTCGTCGATATGGCGCATATTGCAGGGCTTGTCGCAGTAGGCGAACATCAGAACCCAGTTCCACATGCGCACTTCGTCACTTCTACAACTCATAAAACATTACGCGGACCGCGTGGTGGAATTATCCTTTCTACAGAGGAATTTGGTCGTAAACTTGATAAGTCAATCTTCCCAGGAGTCCAAGGTGGGCCATTGATGCATGTCATTGCCGCAAAAGCAGTTGCATTCGGTGAAGCACAGAAACCAGAATTCAAAACGTATATTCAACAAGTGAAGAGCAATGCGAAGACATTAGCTGAAGCGTTAATAGCTGAAGGCGTAGACATCGTATCCGGCGGAACAGATAACCATTTGGTTTTGCTTAACCTCCGTTCACTTGAAATCACTGGTAAAGTTGCAGAGCATGTATTGGATGAAGTCGGCATCACTGTGAACAAAAACACGATTCCATACGATACAGAAAGTCCGTTTGTTACATCAGGAGTAAGACTTGGGACACCAGCTGTGACGACACGCGGCTTCAAGGAAGAAGAAATGAAAGAAATAGCATCCATCATGGCGAAAGTTTTGAAAAACCATGAAGACGAAGTTGTGAAAAAAGAAGCTCAGCAACGTGTGATTGCGTTGACTGATAAGTACCCACTATATGCTTAA
- a CDS encoding TIGR01440 family protein, giving the protein MDALDLWKLQLEQLLAEMAQQTNLIPGTLFVVGCSTSEIVGKRIGTGGALEIGATLYEPLKDFAEKHKLFLAFQGCEHINRALTIERHVAEKFMLEPVSVIPVIHAGGSMSAYAYQQMNDPVVVEEIRASAGIDIGQTLIGMHLKQVAVPLRTSIGKVGNAIVTVATTRPKLIGGERSSYKQ; this is encoded by the coding sequence GTGGATGCTTTGGATTTATGGAAGCTTCAACTTGAACAGCTGTTAGCAGAAATGGCTCAACAGACTAACCTTATTCCGGGCACATTGTTCGTCGTCGGCTGTTCGACCTCTGAAATTGTCGGCAAACGAATCGGAACAGGAGGAGCTCTTGAAATTGGAGCAACGCTCTATGAACCCTTAAAAGATTTTGCCGAAAAGCATAAATTATTCCTAGCATTTCAAGGCTGCGAACATATTAACAGGGCGCTGACAATTGAACGCCATGTGGCCGAGAAGTTCATGCTTGAGCCAGTTTCAGTCATTCCGGTGATACATGCAGGTGGTTCAATGTCCGCATATGCCTATCAGCAAATGAACGATCCTGTGGTTGTAGAAGAAATTCGCGCCAGTGCAGGCATCGATATTGGACAAACATTAATCGGCATGCATTTGAAGCAGGTTGCTGTTCCTTTACGCACATCAATCGGAAAAGTTGGCAACGCAATCGTCACTGTTGCAACAACTAGACCGAAGTTAATTGGTGGAGAACGTTCAAGTTATAAGCAATAG
- the rpiB gene encoding ribose 5-phosphate isomerase B, translated as MKIAISSDHGGNNLRHEIINLLAELGLEFVDFGPDSNESVDYPDYAAPVANGVASGEFDRGIVICGTGIGMSIAANKVKGIRCALAHDVFSAKATRQHNDSNILAMGERVIGPGHAREVATAWLNTQFEGGRHERRIGKVMELEA; from the coding sequence GTGAAAATCGCGATTTCTTCAGACCATGGCGGAAACAATCTTCGACATGAGATTATCAATTTATTAGCAGAACTAGGGTTGGAATTTGTAGATTTTGGTCCAGATTCGAATGAGTCTGTTGACTATCCGGACTATGCAGCACCTGTCGCAAATGGAGTAGCATCGGGTGAATTTGACCGAGGAATTGTTATTTGCGGAACAGGAATTGGTATGTCCATCGCTGCGAATAAAGTAAAAGGCATCCGATGTGCACTTGCCCATGACGTCTTTAGCGCTAAAGCGACAAGACAGCATAACGATTCAAACATTCTTGCGATGGGCGAACGCGTCATCGGACCTGGTCACGCAAGAGAAGTAGCCACGGCTTGGCTCAATACGCAATTCGAAGGCGGACGCCACGAACGTCGCATCGGTAAAGTAATGGAACTGGAAGCATGA
- a CDS encoding methyl-accepting chemotaxis protein, with translation MKLNKKKFGLRKKLVLFVTILAIVTYTTSALFINVLQPQFFPKFEPFWFAVMTYAMGIFWSGVLAAFFSTILTKPLQNLETAAIKVANGEIGTDIILPKSSDEIHSVAEAFQHMVLNLRTIVEQIETNYEKTASTVDNLSAETGVAARQADAVASTIKEIAFGAEASAIAIQETAEAIEDVRLLAVEVSSRAEDSSERSNEMLEELVRMTEVFRMLVDGIRNMSSQSELSLGTIRQLDHNAQKIGEIVQLVGKIAAQTNLLALNASIEAARAGEHGKGFAVVAEEVRVLADESAKAVNGISNLVATIQTDVTKVVKEMEQQVKTAATEADRANETSENVEAMTSKVNSMADSVVEITKFVELQLTNIETTARQSQEVAAIAEETSAGALEVGTATEEQVQSIEQADAMASELKKQSEQLYNVISQFDRSK, from the coding sequence ATGAAATTAAACAAGAAGAAATTCGGACTAAGGAAAAAACTTGTTCTATTTGTAACAATACTTGCGATTGTTACGTACACTACAAGCGCATTATTCATTAATGTCTTACAACCGCAATTTTTCCCGAAATTTGAACCGTTCTGGTTTGCAGTAATGACGTATGCAATGGGGATATTTTGGTCGGGTGTGTTGGCAGCATTCTTCAGTACGATTTTAACAAAACCATTACAAAATCTTGAAACGGCAGCCATTAAAGTTGCGAATGGGGAAATTGGTACAGATATTATACTGCCAAAATCGTCTGACGAAATCCATTCAGTAGCGGAAGCGTTTCAGCATATGGTCCTCAATCTACGCACGATAGTTGAGCAGATAGAGACAAATTATGAAAAGACGGCCAGTACAGTGGACAACTTATCAGCTGAAACTGGAGTTGCTGCAAGACAAGCAGATGCGGTTGCATCTACCATCAAGGAAATTGCCTTCGGCGCGGAGGCATCGGCAATTGCCATCCAAGAAACAGCGGAAGCGATTGAAGATGTCCGGTTATTAGCTGTTGAAGTGAGCAGTAGAGCGGAAGATTCTTCTGAACGTTCAAATGAGATGCTTGAGGAACTTGTACGCATGACAGAAGTATTCCGTATGCTCGTCGATGGCATCCGAAACATGTCGTCACAAAGTGAACTATCACTTGGCACAATTAGGCAATTGGATCATAATGCGCAGAAAATCGGTGAAATCGTCCAGCTTGTCGGTAAAATTGCGGCACAGACAAATTTATTGGCTTTAAATGCATCTATTGAAGCGGCGCGTGCTGGAGAACACGGTAAAGGATTTGCCGTCGTCGCAGAAGAGGTGCGTGTGTTAGCTGATGAAAGTGCTAAAGCGGTAAATGGGATTTCAAATCTTGTTGCAACAATCCAGACAGATGTTACGAAAGTCGTGAAGGAAATGGAACAGCAAGTGAAAACAGCGGCAACTGAAGCAGACCGCGCCAATGAGACGAGTGAAAATGTCGAAGCAATGACATCTAAAGTGAATAGCATGGCTGATTCCGTCGTTGAAATTACAAAGTTTGTCGAACTTCAGCTGACAAATATTGAGACGACCGCACGCCAATCACAGGAAGTTGCAGCAATTGCCGAAGAAACTTCAGCAGGTGCACTTGAAGTCGGAACGGCAACAGAAGAACAAGTTCAATCCATTGAACAGGCTGATGCAATGGCGAGTGAGCTGAAGAAGCAATCTGAACAGCTCTACAACGTCATTAGTCAGTTCGACAGGAGTAAATAA
- a CDS encoding low molecular weight protein arginine phosphatase encodes MNIYLICTGNTCRSPMAEAILRSKGIVNMSVRSAGVHAQDGFPISLNAKTLIEEADMLYTPVSRAVSSEDLEWADVVLTMTEGHKSNLIHSHPEARNKIFTLKGFVKPESTDDVHDPYGGDIETYRYVFNELSVIIDMLEQKLTEE; translated from the coding sequence GTGAATATATACTTGATTTGCACTGGAAACACGTGCAGAAGCCCAATGGCGGAGGCAATTCTTCGTTCAAAAGGGATTGTCAATATGTCAGTTCGTTCAGCGGGAGTTCATGCACAAGATGGCTTTCCGATTTCTCTGAATGCGAAAACACTTATCGAAGAAGCGGACATGCTTTACACACCAGTTTCAAGAGCTGTTTCGAGTGAAGATTTGGAGTGGGCCGATGTCGTTTTAACGATGACAGAAGGGCATAAATCTAATCTCATTCATTCTCATCCAGAAGCAAGAAATAAAATATTTACATTAAAGGGATTTGTGAAACCGGAATCAACTGACGATGTGCATGACCCGTACGGAGGCGATATCGAAACATACCGGTATGTATTCAACGAACTGTCGGTTATCATCGATATGCTTGAACAGAAACTAACGGAGGAATAA
- a CDS encoding manganese efflux pump translates to MAELFAAGITTLDVLVIYSLLKVDSGRLALAFWTAFLNMAFPFLGFITGEFSAHIFTVWSSILSGVMLGLIGLHMLLQSDAKDSSSKQVSPFIIAFAVSVDAFSVSVSFGMLQMDKLLFIVASGSFTFIFSCVALLLKGHIGLKNGKALRLIAGLALLIMGISSCFR, encoded by the coding sequence TTGGCAGAATTATTTGCGGCGGGCATTACGACCTTAGATGTATTAGTCATTTATTCTCTCCTGAAAGTGGATAGTGGGAGACTTGCACTGGCGTTCTGGACTGCTTTTCTTAACATGGCTTTCCCGTTTCTTGGATTCATAACAGGAGAGTTTTCTGCACATATATTTACAGTTTGGAGTAGTATATTATCAGGCGTAATGCTCGGTTTAATAGGTTTACATATGTTACTACAGAGTGATGCGAAGGATTCTTCATCGAAACAAGTCTCGCCTTTTATCATTGCATTCGCAGTAAGTGTCGATGCTTTTTCGGTAAGTGTTTCATTTGGTATGCTTCAGATGGATAAACTTCTTTTCATCGTAGCATCGGGATCATTTACCTTTATTTTTTCCTGTGTGGCACTGCTATTAAAAGGACATATAGGCCTTAAAAATGGGAAAGCGCTGAGGCTAATTGCAGGCTTGGCTTTATTAATAATGGGGATATCGTCATGTTTTCGTTGA
- a CDS encoding L-threonylcarbamoyladenylate synthase, whose product METKVNLVDNFMDNEKNYKQAVDILTSGGVVAFPTETVYGLGAIATDELAVQKIFEAKGRPSDNPLIVHIGKKEEVFNFATDISLDAEKLMDAFWPGPLTLVFHKISGVIAPNVTPGVETVGIRMPDHPVALGLLQALGEPLAAPSANRSGKPSPTEADHVYKDLKGLIPLILDGGQTGVGVESTVLDMTTTPPTILRPGGMTQEMIESIIGPVNSETKTPGKQAPRSPGMKYLHYAPEAPLYIIDNNENNISKAIATLRAEGKKIALIGPEELEVLDADWYFSVGPARNNEAMASKLYGALRKCDLTEADIILAVETDLTGVGAAVMNRLMKAAEGKRYMS is encoded by the coding sequence ATGGAAACAAAAGTGAATTTAGTGGATAACTTTATGGATAACGAAAAAAACTATAAACAGGCTGTGGATATTTTAACAAGTGGCGGTGTCGTCGCGTTTCCTACGGAGACAGTATATGGTTTAGGTGCAATTGCAACAGATGAGTTAGCGGTACAAAAGATTTTCGAGGCGAAAGGGAGACCTTCCGACAATCCGCTAATCGTACATATTGGTAAAAAAGAAGAAGTCTTCAACTTTGCAACGGATATTTCCTTAGATGCAGAAAAGTTGATGGATGCGTTTTGGCCTGGCCCGCTTACGCTTGTTTTCCATAAAATAAGCGGTGTTATCGCCCCAAATGTAACGCCTGGAGTTGAAACGGTCGGCATACGAATGCCGGATCATCCGGTAGCGTTAGGACTTCTACAAGCACTAGGCGAACCGCTTGCTGCGCCAAGTGCTAATCGTAGCGGTAAACCTAGCCCGACCGAAGCGGATCATGTGTACAAAGATCTTAAGGGACTCATTCCGCTTATTCTTGACGGGGGACAGACCGGTGTCGGCGTGGAGTCAACAGTATTAGATATGACGACAACACCCCCTACAATTTTACGGCCGGGCGGTATGACACAGGAAATGATTGAAAGTATCATTGGCCCTGTAAACTCTGAAACTAAAACACCTGGAAAACAGGCACCGCGTTCACCAGGTATGAAATATTTGCATTATGCACCTGAAGCCCCTTTATATATCATAGACAACAACGAGAACAACATCAGCAAAGCAATCGCTACACTTCGCGCTGAAGGCAAGAAAATTGCACTGATTGGACCCGAGGAATTAGAAGTCTTGGATGCAGATTGGTATTTTTCGGTCGGTCCTGCACGCAATAACGAAGCAATGGCGTCAAAATTATATGGAGCGCTCCGTAAGTGTGATTTGACGGAGGCGGATATCATTCTAGCTGTCGAAACAGACTTGACTGGAGTTGGTGCTGCCGTCATGAACAGATTAATGAAAGCGGCCGAAGGAAAACGTTATATGAGCTGA
- a CDS encoding stage II sporulation protein R — protein MLTDYEIIRKKTIVQKLVPYIEFIILLIIIQAFVAVFMTSTNEEDAIRFRLLAHSDSPSDQRVKMGIQHEIQPLIENAVNKSQTKKELGDNLVALESEILEIAKSMSNGATISLERKEALFPPKRSGLFISPQATYDAYVLTIGSGRGDNWWCAIFPKICFPDKKEEEEEKVTFFVWEWIKGIFG, from the coding sequence ATGCTAACGGATTACGAGATTATAAGGAAGAAAACTATAGTACAAAAATTGGTGCCCTATATTGAATTTATCATCTTGCTCATCATTATTCAGGCCTTCGTAGCGGTGTTCATGACCTCTACAAATGAAGAGGATGCAATCCGTTTCAGGCTACTTGCTCATTCTGATTCACCATCCGATCAGCGGGTTAAAATGGGTATCCAACATGAAATTCAGCCGCTCATCGAAAATGCGGTGAATAAGTCGCAGACGAAAAAAGAACTTGGGGATAACTTGGTGGCACTTGAAAGTGAAATCCTTGAAATTGCCAAGTCAATGTCAAACGGTGCTACTATTTCGCTTGAACGCAAAGAAGCATTGTTTCCGCCGAAGCGATCGGGTCTATTCATTAGCCCGCAAGCGACATATGATGCCTATGTTTTGACTATTGGTAGTGGACGTGGGGATAACTGGTGGTGTGCAATATTCCCGAAAATCTGTTTCCCGGATAAAAAAGAGGAAGAAGAGGAAAAAGTCACTTTCTTCGTCTGGGAGTGGATAAAAGGGATATTCGGATAA
- the prmC gene encoding peptide chain release factor N(5)-glutamine methyltransferase yields the protein MTEKIYEALQRASSLLEQKGLEPHAAQLLMEFVTQKSRASLFADVQKQLTGEQHKDFWDKTAELIEGRPVQYVIGEEGFYGYTFKVDENVLIPRPETEELVYGTLERSQKLFSDKEITVADIGTGSGAIAISFKKEWPEALVTATDISEGALAIAQQNAKANDAEVNFLQGDLTAPIAQDKWDVVLSNPPYIAHDEAALMSGTVLDHEPHNALFADEDGLYFYRRLAETLPPLMNRPSLIAVEIGYLQGPAVQKLFEEAFPEAFVKTVKDINGKDRMIFCETRE from the coding sequence ATGACTGAAAAAATTTATGAAGCTCTCCAACGGGCTTCTTCTTTATTGGAACAAAAAGGCCTTGAACCACATGCTGCACAGCTCCTCATGGAATTCGTCACGCAAAAGTCCAGGGCTTCTTTATTTGCGGATGTACAGAAACAACTTACAGGCGAGCAACACAAGGACTTTTGGGATAAAACCGCCGAACTGATCGAAGGAAGACCTGTACAATACGTCATTGGTGAAGAAGGTTTTTACGGCTACACCTTCAAAGTTGATGAAAACGTTCTTATCCCGCGTCCAGAAACGGAAGAATTGGTTTACGGTACACTTGAAAGAAGTCAGAAACTTTTTTCTGATAAAGAAATTACCGTCGCAGATATCGGAACAGGTAGCGGTGCAATCGCGATTTCATTCAAAAAAGAATGGCCAGAAGCTCTCGTTACTGCAACGGATATCAGTGAAGGTGCACTTGCAATCGCGCAGCAAAACGCAAAAGCGAATGATGCCGAAGTCAATTTTCTTCAAGGTGATCTAACTGCGCCGATTGCACAGGACAAATGGGACGTCGTGTTATCAAACCCGCCCTATATCGCGCATGACGAAGCAGCTTTAATGTCAGGTACGGTACTCGACCACGAACCGCATAATGCATTATTTGCGGATGAAGACGGACTCTACTTTTATCGCAGACTTGCCGAAACCTTACCACCACTTATGAACAGGCCTTCCCTCATCGCAGTCGAAATCGGCTATCTTCAAGGGCCAGCTGTACAAAAATTATTCGAAGAGGCATTCCCGGAAGCTTTCGTTAAAACGGTAAAAGATATCAATGGTAAAGACCGAATGATATTTTGCGAGACTCGTGAATAA
- the prfA gene encoding peptide chain release factor 1: MFERLQAVEDRYDQLNEMLSDPAIVSDMTKLREYSIEQSGLQEKVGVYRDYKHAKAELKSAKEMLNESLDDDMKELVKMEVSELEDQIESFEGKLKLLLVPKDPNDNKNVIMEIRGAAGGDEAALFAGSLFRMYSRFAEMNHWKVEVLDSSPTELGGFKEIIFLINGTGAYSKLKYENGAHRVQRVPETESGGRTHTSTATVACLPEAEEIEIVIHEKDIRTDTFASSGPGGQSVNTTMSAVRLTHLPTGITVSIQDEKSQIKNKEKAMKVLRARVSDKFTREIQDEYDEKRKSAVGTGDRSERIRTYNFPQNRVTDHRIGLTIQKLDQIIEGKLDEVIDALIMEEQANRLESLDRND, translated from the coding sequence ATGTTTGAAAGGTTACAAGCAGTAGAAGACCGATATGATCAACTGAATGAAATGCTCAGTGATCCCGCGATAGTAAGTGATATGACAAAGCTCCGTGAGTACTCTATAGAACAATCCGGCTTACAAGAAAAAGTTGGAGTCTATCGTGACTATAAACACGCAAAAGCTGAACTTAAAAGTGCGAAAGAAATGTTGAACGAATCTCTCGACGATGACATGAAAGAACTTGTCAAAATGGAAGTTTCCGAACTTGAAGACCAAATCGAATCATTCGAAGGGAAACTGAAACTTTTGCTCGTGCCAAAAGATCCGAACGATAATAAAAACGTTATCATGGAAATACGGGGAGCGGCAGGCGGCGATGAAGCAGCATTATTTGCTGGTAGCTTATTCCGTATGTATAGTCGTTTCGCGGAAATGAACCACTGGAAAGTCGAAGTATTGGATTCGTCTCCAACAGAACTCGGCGGCTTTAAAGAGATTATTTTCCTTATTAACGGAACAGGTGCTTATTCGAAATTGAAATATGAAAACGGAGCGCACCGTGTGCAACGGGTCCCGGAAACCGAATCCGGCGGACGTACGCATACATCGACAGCGACTGTCGCATGTCTTCCTGAAGCAGAAGAAATTGAAATTGTCATCCATGAAAAAGATATCCGTACTGATACATTTGCATCATCCGGTCCCGGAGGCCAGTCGGTCAACACGACGATGTCTGCAGTCCGGTTGACGCATCTTCCAACTGGCATCACTGTGTCGATTCAAGATGAGAAATCGCAAATCAAAAATAAAGAAAAAGCGATGAAAGTATTACGGGCACGCGTTTCTGATAAATTTACACGTGAAATCCAAGATGAATACGATGAAAAAAGGAAATCAGCAGTCGGTACAGGCGACCGTTCTGAGCGGATTCGAACATACAACTTCCCACAAAACCGGGTGACTGATCACCGTATCGGCCTGACAATTCAGAAACTCGATCAGATCATTGAAGGAAAACTTGATGAAGTCATCGACGCGCTTATTATGGAAGAACAGGCAAATCGCCTAGAAAGCTTGGATCGCAATGACTGA